The following are from one region of the Quercus robur chromosome 1, dhQueRobu3.1, whole genome shotgun sequence genome:
- the LOC126720910 gene encoding subtilisin-like protease SBT4.15 yields the protein MEESKMVRICMVSLFLLAMQVHWSYTHGSSDTVRKAYIVYMGEAPQSKSSAIDLHHNLLSLVVRDDRIAKQSRIYSYTKSFNAFAANLLPDEAERLRENEKVVSVFPSRIRKLHTTRSWDFLGMPPSVKRNHQIESNIIVGVLDTGIYIDAPSFDDKGLGPPPSKWKGRCQMAGNVTGCNNKVIGATFYINDPISARSNPNPSPIDDEGHGSHTASTIAGASIGGASFYGLAKGTARGGVPSARIAMYKVCWNRSCSDIDFLAGLDDAIDDGIDVLSISIGGGASSFFEDSISIGAFHAMKRGIFITCSAGNDGPSLSTVVNTSPWIMTVGASSIDRQFRTTVQVGNGLQTDGLYINTFSPKRKMYPLTTAGLAASSTISPNLSPWECIYGTLDANKVKGKIVLCNESSDEAYIKSIGGAGDLVSLVKTKDYSFVTLIPGAYVDSSFANKIITYVNSTKNPQAVIYKSKTVPNAAAPFVASFSSRGPPKISRTILKPDIVAPGIDILAANSKLNSVTGYLEDDRFDVYNILSGTSMACPHVAAVAAYIKTFYPNWSPSAIKSALMTTASELKIKDDQAELAYGAGQIDPIRALQPGLIYDISTSDYVRFLCNEGYTGTMLRLFTEEITNCSSVPNIGGHDALNYPSMYFQFKNTNSTILAIFHRTVTNVGPRKSIYKATVRVPKNLKVTVIPNKLTFSQLNQKKSFKVVIQGPPQLLPINQMTSLSASLEWSDGTHRVKSPIFITLTPP from the exons ATGGAGGAATCAAAAATGGTTCGAATTTGTATGGTCAGCCTCTTCCTTCTGGCTATGCAGGTTCATTGGTCATATACTCATGGTTCTAGTGACACAGTTAGAAAG GCATACATTGTGTATATGGGAGAGGCACCTCAGTCAAAATCCTCTGCTATTGATCTTCATCACAACTTGCTTTCTTTAGTTGTTAGAGA TGACCGTATTGCCAAACAGTCTAGAATATATAGCTACACAAAGAGTTTTAATGCATTTGCAGCGAACCTATTACCAGATGAAGCTGAAAGACTACGAG AGAACGAAAAGGTGGTGTCGGTGTTTCCTAGTAGAATTCGAAAACTTCATACAACAAGATCATGGGATTTCTTAGGAATGCCTCCCTCAGTGAAGAGAAATCATCAAATTGAAAGTAATATCATTGTTGGTGTATTAGATACAg GAATTTATATTGATGCTCCAAGTTTTGACGACAAAGGACTAGGACCTCCTCCATCAAAATGGAAGGGTAGATGCCAAATGGCAGGCAATGTCACTGGGTGCAACAA CAAGGTAATAGGTGCAACATTCTACATCAACGACCCCATCAGCGCTAgatcaaatccaaatccatccCCAATAGATGATGAAGGCCACGGCAGTCACACTGCATCCACCATAGCAGGTGCCTCAATAGGAGGTGCAAGCTTTTACGGTTTAGCCAAAGGCACAGCTCGAGGTGGAGTTCCATCAGCACGCATTGCAATGTACAAGGTGTGTTGGAACAGAAGTTGCAGTGACATAGACTTTTTGGCTGGATTGGACGATGCCATTGATGACGGAATTGATGTGTTATCAATATCTATCGGAGGAGGCGCAAGTAGCTTTTTTGAGGATTCCATTTCAATCGGTGCTTTTCATGCAATGAAGAGGGGGATTTTCATAACATGTTCAGCGGGCAATGACGGCCCAAGTTTGTCTACTGTGGTGAACACAAGTCCTTGGATAATGACTGTTGGTGCTTCTTCCATTGATAGGCAGTTTAGGACTACAGTTCAAGTTGGAAATGGCTTACAAACTGAT GGACTTTACATCAACACATTTTCACCAAAAAGGAAGATGTACCCTCTAACCACCGCGGGATTAGCAGCCAGTAGTACCATATCTCCAAATTTATCTCCCTG GGAATGTATTTATGGAACTCTGGACGCGAATAAGGTCAAAGGAAAGATCGTGCTATGCAATGAATCATCAGATGAAGCTTACATTAAGAGTATAGGTGGAGCCGGGGACCTCGTATCTCTCGTAAAGACAAAAGATTACAGCTTTGTGACACTCATCCCTGGTGCCTATGTTGATTCTAGTTTTGCTAACAAAATTATTACATATGTCAACTCAACCAA AAACCCTCAGGCTGTCATATACAAGTCCAAAACAGTACCCAATGCTGCTGCACCCTTTGTGGCTTCCTTTTCATCCCGAGGTCCGCCCAAGATCTCTCGCACAATACTTAAG CCGGATATTGTGGCACCTGGAATAGATATTCTAGCTGCTAACTCTAAACTTAACTCAGTAACTGGGTATCTTGAAGACGACCGGTTTGATGTGTATAATATACTCTCTGGAACTTCAATGGCTTGCCCTCATGTGGCTGCTGTCGCTGCCTATATCAAAACATTCTACCCTAACTGGTCTCCTTCTGCAATTAAATCAGCCCTAATGACAACTG CATCTGAATTGAAAATTAAGGATGACCAAGCTGAGTTAGCCTATGGGGCTGGCCAAATTGACCCTATTAGAGCATTGCAACCTGGTTTGATATATGACATATCAACGTCCGACTACGTCCGTTTCCTATGTAATGAGGGCTACACTGGGACAATGCTACGCTTGTTCACTGAAGAGATCACCAATTGCTCAAGTGTCCCAAACATTGGAGGACATGATGCCCTAAATTACCCATCCATGTATTTTCAGTTTAAAAACACTAACTCTACTATATTAGCCATCTTTCATAGGACAGTAACAAATGTGGGCCCTAGAAAATCTATATACAAGGCAACTGTCAGGGTGCCGAAGAATCTCAAGGTCACTGTTATTCCGAATAAATTGACTTTTAGTCAATTGAACCAGAAAAAATCTTTCAAGGTTGTGATACAGGGGCCACCGCAATTGCTACCAATTAACCAAATGACAAGTTTATCAGCATCATTGGAATGGAGTGACGGTACACATAGAGTTAAGAGTCCCATATTCATTACTCTGACTCCACCATGA